From the genome of Cryptococcus neoformans var. neoformans B-3501A chromosome 1, whole genome shotgun sequence, one region includes:
- a CDS encoding hypothetical protein (Match to ESTs gb|CF192792.1|CF192792, gb|CF187958.1|CF187958, gb|CF186040.1|CF186040; HMMPfam hit to DEAD, DEAD/DEAH box helicase, score: 252.6, E(): 6.9e-73; HMMPfam hit to Helicase_C, Helicase conserved C-terminal domain, score: 130.9, E(): 2.9e-36), producing MSDTKGAAEQGLQIDGDLINSNWNEVVDNFDDMKLKGELLRGIYAYGFERPSAIQQRAIMPIVTGRDCIAQAQSGTGKTATFSVSILQRIDTTVKKTQALVLAPTRELAQQIQKVVIALGDYLNVDCHACVGGTAVREDIARLNEGPHIVVGTPGRVFDMINRGALKTEAVMMFCLDEADEMLSTGFKESIYEIFQLLPGETQVVLLSATMAPEVLDVTKKFMRDPIRILVKKDELTLEGIRQFYINVEKEEWKLETLCDLYETVTITQAVIFCSTRRKVDWLTQQLHDRQFTVSAMHGDMKQEEREVIMKEFRSGSSRVLITTDLLARGIDVQQVSLVINYDLPSSKENYIHRIGRGGRFGRKGVAINFVSNEDKNMLEEIETYYNTQVEEMPLNVADLI from the exons ATGTCTGA CACTAAGGGTGCGGCCGAGCAGGGCCTTCAAATCGACGGTGACCTCATCAACTCCAACTGGAATGAGGTTGTTGACAA CTTCGACGACATGAAGTTGAAGGGCGAGCTCCTCCGTGGTATCTACGCTTACGGTTTTGAGCGACCTTCTGCTATCCAGCAGCGTGCTATCATGCCCATCGTTACTGGCCGTGACTGCATTGCCCAGGCTCAGTCCGGTACCGGTAAGACCGCTACCTTCTCCGTTTCTATCCTCCAGAGG ATCGACACCACTGTTAAGAAGACCCAGGCTCTTGTCCTTGCTCCCACCCGAGAGCTCGCTCAACAGATTCAAAAGGTCGTTATCGCTCTCGGTGACTACCTTAACGTCGACTGCCACGCCTGTGTCGGTGGTACCGCCGTCCGAGAGGACATTGCCAGGCTTAACGAGGGTCCCCACATCGTTGTCGGTACCCCCGGTCGTGTCTTTGACATGATCAACCGAGGTGCTCTTAAGACCGAGGCCGTTATGATGTTCTGCCTTGACGAGGCCGATGAGATGCTTTCCACCGGTTTCAAGGAGTCCATCTACGAGATCTTCCAGCTTCTCCCCGGAGAGACCCAGGTCGTCCTCCTTTCCGCCACCATGGCCCCTGAGGTCCTCGACGTCACTAAGAAGTTCATGAGGGACCCCATCAGGATTCTCGTTAAGAAGGACGAGCTTACCCTTGAAGGTATCCGACAGTTCT ACATTAAcgtcgagaaggaggagtgGAAGCTCGAGACCCTTTGCGACTTGTACGAGACCGTCACCATCACCCAGGCCGTCATCTTCTGCTCTACCCGACGAAAGGTCGACTGGCTCACTCAGCAGCTCCACGACCGTCAGTTCACCGTCTCTGCCATGCACGGTGACATGAAGCAGGAGGAGCGAGAGGTCATCATGAAGGAGTTCCGATCCGGTTCTTCCCGAGTTCTTATCACCACCGACCTTTTGGCCCGTGGTATCGATGTCCAGCAGGTTTCTTTGGTCATCAAC TACGACCTCCCCTCTTCTAAGGAGAACTACATCCACCGAATTGGTCGAGGTGGTCGATTCGGCCGAAAGGGTGTTGCTATTAACTTCGTTTCCAACGAGGACAAGAACATgcttgaggagattgagactTACTA CAACACCcaggttgaggagatgcCTCTTAACGTTGCCGACCTCATCTAA